The proteins below are encoded in one region of Coffea arabica cultivar ET-39 chromosome 4c, Coffea Arabica ET-39 HiFi, whole genome shotgun sequence:
- the LOC140005183 gene encoding mitogen-activated protein kinase 9-like isoform X2, producing MGGGTFVDGVRRLFQRRGPSLSVTSTSSNTHENHLTPFEQNKKEREQKLRIEEDFDLSGLKLIKVPKRINFAVSSSSSSMDHQKKNNLETEFFTEYGEASRYEVQEVIGKGSYGVVGSAIDTHTGERVAIKKINDVFEHVSDATRILREIKLLRLLRHPDIVEIKHIMLPPSRREFKDIYVVFELMESDLHQVIKANDDLTPEHYQFFLYQLLRGLKYIHTANVFHRDLKPKNILANADCKLKICDFGLARVSFNDAPSAIFWTDYVATRWYRAPELCGSFFSKYTPAIDIWSIGCIFAEMLSGKPLFPGKNVVHQLDLMTDLLGTPPPESIARIRNEKARRYLSSMRRKQPVPFTHKFPHADPLALHLLERLLAFDPKDRPTAEEALADPYFHGLANVDREPSTQPISKLEFEFERRKLAKDDVRELIYREILEYHPQMLQEYLRGGEQTSGFMYPSGVDRFKRQFAHLEEHYGKGERSTPLQRQHASLPRERVPVAKDDTNKENDDLEKRSAASVATTLQSPPRQSEGSVNPNGNVQNGSNTVGRSLLKSASISASKCIGVKGKKDIEGEAIAEQNEEVEELSEKVAALRA from the exons ATGGGGGGAGGAACGTTTGTGGATGGGGTTAGAAGGTTGTTTCAACGAAGAGGACCTTCTCTATCAGTAACCTCCACTAGTAGTAATACCCATGAGAATCATTTGACCCCTtttgaacaaaataaaaaagaaagagaacagAAGCTTAGGattgaagaagattttgatTTATCTGGGCTTAAGCTTATTAAGGTCCCTAAGCGGATTAATTTTGCTGtctcctcttcctcttcctcaaTGGATCACCAAAAAAAG AATAATCTGGAAACGGAATTCTTCACAGAATATGGAGAAGCAAGCAGATACGAAGTTCAAGAAGTAATAGGAAAAGGTAGTTATGGTGTTGTGGGCTCTGCAATTGATACCCACACTGGTGAAAGAGTTGCAATCAAGAAGATTAATGATGTCTTTGAGCATGTCTCTGATGCCACTAGGATTCTAAGAGAAATAAAGCTCCTTCGCTTGTTGCGCCACCCAGACATTGTAGAAATAAAGCACATTATGCTGCCTCCATCTCGTAGAGAGTTTAAAGATATCTATGTGGTTTTTGAATTGATGGAATCTGACCTTCATCAAGTAATCAAGGCAAATGATGATCTTACTCCTGAGCATTATCAATTTTTCTTGTACCAGCTTCTTCGTGGCCTAAAATACATCCACACTG CTAATGTCTTTCACCGAGATTTAAAGCCAAAGAATATTCTTGCTAATGCTGACTGTAAGTTGAAGATTTGTGATTTTGGTCTTGCCCGCGTATCATTCAATGATGCTCCATCTGCTATTTTCTGGACT GATTACGTTGCAACTCGATGGTATCGAGCTCCTGAATTATGTGGTTCCTTCTTTTCAAAA TATACTCCTGCAATTGATATTTGGAGCATCGGATGCATATTTGCTGAGATGCTTAGTGGGAAGCCACTATTTCCTGGGAAAAATGTGGTACATCAATTAGACCTAATGACGGATCTGCTTGGCACTCCCCCACCTGAATCAATAGCCAGG ATTAGAAATGAAAAGGCAAGAAGGTATCTCAGTAGCATGCGCAGAAAACAGCCAGTTCCGTTTACACACAAATTTCCCCATGCAGATCCGTTGGCTCTTCACCTATTAGAACGGTTGCTTGCATTTGACCCTAAAGATAGACCAACAGCTGAAGAG GCATTGGCTGATCCATACTTCCATGGTTTAGCAAATGTGGACCGTGAACCATCCACTCAACCCATATCTAAGCTTGAATTTGAGTTTGAGAGGAGAAAGCTGGCAAAAGATGATGTTAGGGAGCTAATCTACAGAGAG ATATTAGAGTACCACCCACAAATGCTTCAAGAGTATCTTCGAGGTGGAGAGCAAACTAGCGGCTTCATGTATCCAAG CGGTGTTGATCGATTCAAGAGACAATTTGCCCATCTAGAAGAACATTATGGTAAAGGTGAAAGAAGTACTCCACTGCAAAGGCAACATGCTTCTTTACCCAG AGAGCGGGTCCCCGTGGCCAAAGATGACACAAATAAGGAGAATGATGATTTGGAAAAGAGATCAGCAGCTTCTGTTGCTACGACACTTCAGAGTCCTCCAAGGCAGTCTGAAGGCTCGGTAAATCCAAACGGAAATGTGCAAAATGGGTCAAATACTGTTGGTCGAAGCTTGTTAAAGAGTGCTAGCATCAGTGCGTCTAAATGTATAGGAGTTAAAGGGAAAAAAGATATAGAG GGAGAGGCAATTGCTGAGCAAAATGAAGAGGTTGAAGAATTATCTGAAAAAGTTGCTGCACTTCGTGCCTGA
- the LOC140005183 gene encoding mitogen-activated protein kinase 9-like isoform X1 translates to MGGGTFVDGVRRLFQRRGPSLSVTSTSSNTHENHLTPFEQNKKEREQKLRIEEDFDLSGLKLIKVPKRINFAVSSSSSSMDHQKKNNLETEFFTEYGEASRYEVQEVIGKGSYGVVGSAIDTHTGERVAIKKINDVFEHVSDATRILREIKLLRLLRHPDIVEIKHIMLPPSRREFKDIYVVFELMESDLHQVIKANDDLTPEHYQFFLYQLLRGLKYIHTANVFHRDLKPKNILANADCKLKICDFGLARVSFNDAPSAIFWTDYVATRWYRAPELCGSFFSKYTPAIDIWSIGCIFAEMLSGKPLFPGKNVVHQLDLMTDLLGTPPPESIARIRNEKARRYLSSMRRKQPVPFTHKFPHADPLALHLLERLLAFDPKDRPTAEEALADPYFHGLANVDREPSTQPISKLEFEFERRKLAKDDVRELIYREILEYHPQMLQEYLRGGEQTSGFMYPSGVDRFKRQFAHLEEHYGKGERSTPLQRQHASLPRERVPVAKDDTNKENDDLEKRSAASVATTLQSPPRQSEGSVNPNGNVQNGSNTVGRSLLKSASISASKCIGVKGKKDIEGEAIAEQNEEVEELSEKVAALRS, encoded by the exons ATGGGGGGAGGAACGTTTGTGGATGGGGTTAGAAGGTTGTTTCAACGAAGAGGACCTTCTCTATCAGTAACCTCCACTAGTAGTAATACCCATGAGAATCATTTGACCCCTtttgaacaaaataaaaaagaaagagaacagAAGCTTAGGattgaagaagattttgatTTATCTGGGCTTAAGCTTATTAAGGTCCCTAAGCGGATTAATTTTGCTGtctcctcttcctcttcctcaaTGGATCACCAAAAAAAG AATAATCTGGAAACGGAATTCTTCACAGAATATGGAGAAGCAAGCAGATACGAAGTTCAAGAAGTAATAGGAAAAGGTAGTTATGGTGTTGTGGGCTCTGCAATTGATACCCACACTGGTGAAAGAGTTGCAATCAAGAAGATTAATGATGTCTTTGAGCATGTCTCTGATGCCACTAGGATTCTAAGAGAAATAAAGCTCCTTCGCTTGTTGCGCCACCCAGACATTGTAGAAATAAAGCACATTATGCTGCCTCCATCTCGTAGAGAGTTTAAAGATATCTATGTGGTTTTTGAATTGATGGAATCTGACCTTCATCAAGTAATCAAGGCAAATGATGATCTTACTCCTGAGCATTATCAATTTTTCTTGTACCAGCTTCTTCGTGGCCTAAAATACATCCACACTG CTAATGTCTTTCACCGAGATTTAAAGCCAAAGAATATTCTTGCTAATGCTGACTGTAAGTTGAAGATTTGTGATTTTGGTCTTGCCCGCGTATCATTCAATGATGCTCCATCTGCTATTTTCTGGACT GATTACGTTGCAACTCGATGGTATCGAGCTCCTGAATTATGTGGTTCCTTCTTTTCAAAA TATACTCCTGCAATTGATATTTGGAGCATCGGATGCATATTTGCTGAGATGCTTAGTGGGAAGCCACTATTTCCTGGGAAAAATGTGGTACATCAATTAGACCTAATGACGGATCTGCTTGGCACTCCCCCACCTGAATCAATAGCCAGG ATTAGAAATGAAAAGGCAAGAAGGTATCTCAGTAGCATGCGCAGAAAACAGCCAGTTCCGTTTACACACAAATTTCCCCATGCAGATCCGTTGGCTCTTCACCTATTAGAACGGTTGCTTGCATTTGACCCTAAAGATAGACCAACAGCTGAAGAG GCATTGGCTGATCCATACTTCCATGGTTTAGCAAATGTGGACCGTGAACCATCCACTCAACCCATATCTAAGCTTGAATTTGAGTTTGAGAGGAGAAAGCTGGCAAAAGATGATGTTAGGGAGCTAATCTACAGAGAG ATATTAGAGTACCACCCACAAATGCTTCAAGAGTATCTTCGAGGTGGAGAGCAAACTAGCGGCTTCATGTATCCAAG CGGTGTTGATCGATTCAAGAGACAATTTGCCCATCTAGAAGAACATTATGGTAAAGGTGAAAGAAGTACTCCACTGCAAAGGCAACATGCTTCTTTACCCAG AGAGCGGGTCCCCGTGGCCAAAGATGACACAAATAAGGAGAATGATGATTTGGAAAAGAGATCAGCAGCTTCTGTTGCTACGACACTTCAGAGTCCTCCAAGGCAGTCTGAAGGCTCGGTAAATCCAAACGGAAATGTGCAAAATGGGTCAAATACTGTTGGTCGAAGCTTGTTAAAGAGTGCTAGCATCAGTGCGTCTAAATGTATAGGAGTTAAAGGGAAAAAAGATATAGAG GGAGAGGCAATTGCGGAGCAAAATGAAGAGGTTGAAGAATTATCTGAAAAAGTTGCTGCTCTTCGTTCCTGA
- the LOC140005184 gene encoding double-stranded RNA-binding protein 4-like isoform X2, with protein sequence MANKFPSYSVFTSRVQEPKPEDHLGLPLEPSKPEHDYGVYKNLLQEYAQKSGLPLPVYNIENEGFPHAPKFRSSVIIDETKFTSKFTFPDRRAAEQDVAKLAYEAIVKDNKTLTGGPHIYQNLRFCKLIVYEYATKTGLGVPEYNTTLAEGPPRPVFVSSFVLGGKSYTGQVGRSKKEAEQLVARLAIQSLLGSDSGKLTEIIKSKERLFATLSAKKNSENQGTKTLSVHQSSNAGNLSQQQASIQTGIISYNPGSCTVTCAKGWTKRKVENNWEQKKKKGRVGAAIKRPGYNFRP encoded by the exons ATGGCAAACAAATTCCCCAGCTATTCTGTCTTCACTTCTAGGGTGCAGGAGCCAAAACCTGAGGATCATCTTGGATTGCCATTGGAACCATCCAAACCTGAACATG ATTATGGCGTGTACAAGAACCTGTTGCAAGAGTATGCCCAAAAATCTGGATTACCACTTCCGGTATATAACATTGAGAATGAAGGGTTCCCACATGCGCCTAAGTTCAGATCATCTGTCATCATAGATGAAACCAAGTTCACATCTAAGTTTACCTTTCCAGATCGAAGAGCAGCTGAGCAAGATGTTGCAAAGCTTGCATATGAAGCCATAGTTAAAGACAATAAAACCCTAACAGGAGGCCCTCATATTTATCAG AACCTGAGGTTTTGCAAGTTAATAGTGTATGAATATGCAACCAAGACTGGCCTTGGAGTTCCCGAATACAACACCACCTTAGCAGAAGGGCCACCACGCCCAGTATTCGTCTCTTCTTTCGTTCTTGGTGGCAAAAGTTATACTGGTCAAGTAGGTCGAAGCAAGAAAGAGGCGGAACAGCTGGTGGCACGACTGGCGATCCAATCGCTCCTTG GATCGGATTCAGGGAAGCTCACTGAAATTATCAAGAGCAAGGAGAGACTTTTCGCTACTCTAAGTGCTAAAAAGAACTCTGAAAATCAAGGAACTAAAACTCTCTCTGTTCATCAGTCGAGTAATGCAG GAAATTTGTCACAACAGCAAGCTAGCATTCAG ACTGGGATTATCAGTTATAACCCTGGTAGTTGCACAGTTACTTGTGCGAAAGGTTGGACAAAGCGCAAGGTTGAGAACAACTGggagcagaaaaagaaaaaaggccgTGTGGGAGCAGCTATCAAACGACCTGGATATAACTTCAGGCCTTGA
- the LOC140005184 gene encoding double-stranded RNA-binding protein 4-like isoform X1, with amino-acid sequence MANKFPSYSVFTSRVQEPKPEDHLGLPLEPSKPEHDYGVYKNLLQEYAQKSGLPLPVYNIENEGFPHAPKFRSSVIIDETKFTSKFTFPDRRAAEQDVAKLAYEAIVKDNKTLTGGPHIYQNLRFCKLIVYEYATKTGLGVPEYNTTLAEGPPRPVFVSSFVLGGKSYTGQVGRSKKEAEQLVARLAIQSLLETASQGSDSGKLTEIIKSKERLFATLSAKKNSENQGTKTLSVHQSSNAGNLSQQQASIQTGIISYNPGSCTVTCAKGWTKRKVENNWEQKKKKGRVGAAIKRPGYNFRP; translated from the exons ATGGCAAACAAATTCCCCAGCTATTCTGTCTTCACTTCTAGGGTGCAGGAGCCAAAACCTGAGGATCATCTTGGATTGCCATTGGAACCATCCAAACCTGAACATG ATTATGGCGTGTACAAGAACCTGTTGCAAGAGTATGCCCAAAAATCTGGATTACCACTTCCGGTATATAACATTGAGAATGAAGGGTTCCCACATGCGCCTAAGTTCAGATCATCTGTCATCATAGATGAAACCAAGTTCACATCTAAGTTTACCTTTCCAGATCGAAGAGCAGCTGAGCAAGATGTTGCAAAGCTTGCATATGAAGCCATAGTTAAAGACAATAAAACCCTAACAGGAGGCCCTCATATTTATCAG AACCTGAGGTTTTGCAAGTTAATAGTGTATGAATATGCAACCAAGACTGGCCTTGGAGTTCCCGAATACAACACCACCTTAGCAGAAGGGCCACCACGCCCAGTATTCGTCTCTTCTTTCGTTCTTGGTGGCAAAAGTTATACTGGTCAAGTAGGTCGAAGCAAGAAAGAGGCGGAACAGCTGGTGGCACGACTGGCGATCCAATCGCTCCTTG AAACTGCCTCTCAAGGATCGGATTCAGGGAAGCTCACTGAAATTATCAAGAGCAAGGAGAGACTTTTCGCTACTCTAAGTGCTAAAAAGAACTCTGAAAATCAAGGAACTAAAACTCTCTCTGTTCATCAGTCGAGTAATGCAG GAAATTTGTCACAACAGCAAGCTAGCATTCAG ACTGGGATTATCAGTTATAACCCTGGTAGTTGCACAGTTACTTGTGCGAAAGGTTGGACAAAGCGCAAGGTTGAGAACAACTGggagcagaaaaagaaaaaaggccgTGTGGGAGCAGCTATCAAACGACCTGGATATAACTTCAGGCCTTGA
- the LOC140005184 gene encoding double-stranded RNA-binding protein 4-like isoform X3 has protein sequence MANKFPSYSVFTSRVQEPKPEDHLGLPLEPSKPEHDYGVYKNLLQEYAQKSGLPLPVYNIENEGFPHAPKFRSSVIIDETKFTSKFTFPDRRAAEQDVAKLAYEAIVKDNKTLTGGPHIYQTGLGVPEYNTTLAEGPPRPVFVSSFVLGGKSYTGQVGRSKKEAEQLVARLAIQSLLETASQGSDSGKLTEIIKSKERLFATLSAKKNSENQGTKTLSVHQSSNAGNLSQQQASIQTGIISYNPGSCTVTCAKGWTKRKVENNWEQKKKKGRVGAAIKRPGYNFRP, from the exons ATGGCAAACAAATTCCCCAGCTATTCTGTCTTCACTTCTAGGGTGCAGGAGCCAAAACCTGAGGATCATCTTGGATTGCCATTGGAACCATCCAAACCTGAACATG ATTATGGCGTGTACAAGAACCTGTTGCAAGAGTATGCCCAAAAATCTGGATTACCACTTCCGGTATATAACATTGAGAATGAAGGGTTCCCACATGCGCCTAAGTTCAGATCATCTGTCATCATAGATGAAACCAAGTTCACATCTAAGTTTACCTTTCCAGATCGAAGAGCAGCTGAGCAAGATGTTGCAAAGCTTGCATATGAAGCCATAGTTAAAGACAATAAAACCCTAACAGGAGGCCCTCATATTTATCAG ACTGGCCTTGGAGTTCCCGAATACAACACCACCTTAGCAGAAGGGCCACCACGCCCAGTATTCGTCTCTTCTTTCGTTCTTGGTGGCAAAAGTTATACTGGTCAAGTAGGTCGAAGCAAGAAAGAGGCGGAACAGCTGGTGGCACGACTGGCGATCCAATCGCTCCTTG AAACTGCCTCTCAAGGATCGGATTCAGGGAAGCTCACTGAAATTATCAAGAGCAAGGAGAGACTTTTCGCTACTCTAAGTGCTAAAAAGAACTCTGAAAATCAAGGAACTAAAACTCTCTCTGTTCATCAGTCGAGTAATGCAG GAAATTTGTCACAACAGCAAGCTAGCATTCAG ACTGGGATTATCAGTTATAACCCTGGTAGTTGCACAGTTACTTGTGCGAAAGGTTGGACAAAGCGCAAGGTTGAGAACAACTGggagcagaaaaagaaaaaaggccgTGTGGGAGCAGCTATCAAACGACCTGGATATAACTTCAGGCCTTGA
- the LOC140003894 gene encoding double-stranded RNA-binding protein 4-like isoform X1 yields the protein MFFPWSKMANKFPICSVCTSWVQEPKPEDHLGLPLEPSKPEHDYGMYKKLLHQYAQKSGLPLPVYKIENEGFPHAPKFRSSVFIDETKFTSKFTFPDRRAAEQDVAKLAYETIVKDNKTLTGGPHIYQNLRFCKLILSEYATKTGLGVPEYNTTLAEGTPHPVFVSSFVLGGKSYTGQVGRSRKEAEQLVAQLAIQSLLGSDSGKLTEIIKSKERLFATVDAKKNSGTLEITVE from the exons ATGTTCTTTCCTTGGAGCAAAATGGCTAACAAATTCCCCATCTGTTCTGTCTGCACTTCTTGGGTGCAGGAGCCAAAACCTGAGGATCATCTTGGGTTGCCATTGGAACCATCCAAACCTGAACATG ATTATGGTATGTACAAGAAGCTGTTGCACCAGTATGCCCAAAAATCTGGATTACCACTTCCAGTTTATAAAATTGAGAATGAAGGGTTCCCACATGCGCCTAAGTTCAGATCATCTGTCTTCATAGATGAAACCAAGTTCACATCTAAGTTTACCTTTCCAGATCGAAGAGCAGCTGAGCAAGATGTCGCAAAGCTTGCATATGAAACCATAGTTAAAGACAATAAAACCCTAACAGGAGGCCCTCATATTTATCAG AACCTAAGGTTTTGCAAGTTAATACTGTCTGAATATGCAACCAAGACTGGCCTTGGAGTTCCCGAATACAACACCACCTTAGCAGAAGGGACACCACACCCAGTATTCGtctcttcttttgttcttgGTGGCAAAAGTTATACTGGTCAAGTAGGTCGAAGCAGGAAAGAGGCGGAACAGCTGGTGGCACAACTGGCCATCCAATCGCTCCTTG GATCGGATTCGGGGAAGCTCACTGAAATTATCAAGAGCAAAGAGAGACTTTTCGCTACTGTAGATGCTAAAAAGAACTCTGGAACTCTGGAAATTACTGTCGAGTAA
- the LOC140003894 gene encoding double-stranded RNA-binding protein 4-like isoform X2: protein MYKKLLHQYAQKSGLPLPVYKIENEGFPHAPKFRSSVFIDETKFTSKFTFPDRRAAEQDVAKLAYETIVKDNKTLTGGPHIYQNLRFCKLILSEYATKTGLGVPEYNTTLAEGTPHPVFVSSFVLGGKSYTGQVGRSRKEAEQLVAQLAIQSLLGSDSGKLTEIIKSKERLFATVDAKKNSGTLEITVE from the exons ATGTACAAGAAGCTGTTGCACCAGTATGCCCAAAAATCTGGATTACCACTTCCAGTTTATAAAATTGAGAATGAAGGGTTCCCACATGCGCCTAAGTTCAGATCATCTGTCTTCATAGATGAAACCAAGTTCACATCTAAGTTTACCTTTCCAGATCGAAGAGCAGCTGAGCAAGATGTCGCAAAGCTTGCATATGAAACCATAGTTAAAGACAATAAAACCCTAACAGGAGGCCCTCATATTTATCAG AACCTAAGGTTTTGCAAGTTAATACTGTCTGAATATGCAACCAAGACTGGCCTTGGAGTTCCCGAATACAACACCACCTTAGCAGAAGGGACACCACACCCAGTATTCGtctcttcttttgttcttgGTGGCAAAAGTTATACTGGTCAAGTAGGTCGAAGCAGGAAAGAGGCGGAACAGCTGGTGGCACAACTGGCCATCCAATCGCTCCTTG GATCGGATTCGGGGAAGCTCACTGAAATTATCAAGAGCAAAGAGAGACTTTTCGCTACTGTAGATGCTAAAAAGAACTCTGGAACTCTGGAAATTACTGTCGAGTAA
- the LOC113742276 gene encoding uncharacterized protein produces MRFRQLQSAISCPFRARKLSSSSINVQIKQCNNRNLSKPVRKKSIKKQKAEHRVNSDSDIVKCNIAITKYMRNGQFDAALQLFNSMARKTSVTWNTMISGYLSNDQFELAKKVFDKMPQRDLVSWNVMISGYIKNKNLGAAKMLFDQMPERDVVSWNAILSGYAQNGYVDEARRIFYEMPVRNEISWNGILAAYVQNGRLEEASRLFESKGSWPVVSWNCLMGGYLKKRRYVEARCVFNTMPVRDKVSWNTMISCYAQNGEMQAARKLFDESPVRDVFTWTAMVSGYVQNGMLDEARRVFDKMPEKNAVSWNAMIAGYVQCKRVDLARELFEAMPCRNISSWNTMITCYAQNGDVSRARSLFDRMPHRDCISWAAIIGGYAQNGDSEEALRMFVEMKRDGERMNRSSFTCVLSTCADIASLELGKQIHGRVVKAGFESGCYVGNALLAMYCKCGCIEEAYDVFKEIEEKDLISWNTMINGYARHGFGFEALQLFEAMERAGIRPDDVTMVGVLSACSHTGLIDTGTAYFDSMTQDYGIIANSKHYTCMIDLLGRAGRLDDAQKLMKDMPFEADAATWGALLGASRMHGNAALGEKAAEMIFALEPWNAGMYVLLSNLYASSGRWPDVGKMRLKMRDTGVKKVPGYSWVEVQNKIHTFSVGDSTHPESHRIYAFLEELDLRMKHEGYVSSTKLVLHDVEEEEKEHMLRYHSEKLAVAFAILNIPTGRPIRVIKNLRVCEDCHTAIKYISKIVGRLIIVRDSNRFHHFGGGVCTCGDYW; encoded by the exons ATGCGTTTCAGACAATTACAGAGCGCCATTTCATGCCCATTTCGAGCTCGAAAACTATCTTCATCATCCATAAATGTCCAGATTAAACAGTGCAATAACCGCAATTTATCCAAACCCGTCAGGAAAAAGTCCATCAAAAAGCAAAAGGCTGAGCACAGAGTTAATTCAGACTCGGACATTGTCAAATGCAACATTGCCATCACCAAATACATGCGCAATGGCCAATTCGATGCCGCATTGCAGCTTTTCAATTCCATGGCACGAAAGACCTCGGTCACCTGGAACACTATGATTTCAGGGTACCTGTCGAATGACCAATTTGAGCTTGCCAAGAAAGTGTTTGATAAGATGCCGCAGAGAGACCTAGTCTCCTGGAATGTTATGATTAGCGGGTACATCAAGAATAAAAATCTTGGGGCTGCGAAAATGTTGTTTGATCAAATGCCTGAAAGAGATGTGGTGTCATGGAATGCGATATTATCAGGGTATGCGCAGAATGGATATGTTGATGAGGCAAGGAGGATTTTTTATGAGATGCCAGTGAGGAATGAGATTTCATGGAATGGGATTTTGGCGGCATATGTGCAGAATGGGAGGCTGGAGGAGGCGAGTAGGTTGTTTGAGTCGAAAGGGAGCTGGCCAGTGGTTTCTTGGAATTGCTTGATGGGTGGGTATTTGAAGAAGAGGAGGTATGTGGAGGCGAGGTGTGTTTTTAATACAATGCCAGTGAGGGACAAGGTGTCATGGAATACAATGATTTCTTGTTATGCACAGAACGGGGAAATGCAGGCTGCAAGGAAACTGTTTGATGAGTCACCAGTGCGGGATGTGTTTACATGGACTGCAATGGTATCAGGGTACGTGCAGAACGGTATGTTGGATGAGGCCAGGAGAGTTTTTGATAAGATGCCTGAAAAGAATGCTGTTTCGTGGAATGCAATGATTGCTGGGTATGTCCAATGTAAGAGGGTGGACTTGGCAAGGGAACTATTTGAAGCAATGCCTTGTAGAAATATTAGTTCTTGGAATACTATGATAACGTGCTATGCTCAAAATGGTGATGTTTCACGTGCTCGGAGTTTGTTTGACAGGATGCCTCATCGTGATTGTATATCTTGGGCAGCAATTATTGGAGGTTATGCACAGAATGGTGATAGCGAGGAGGCATTACGTATGTTTGTGGAAATGAAAAGAGACGGCGAGAGGATGAATAGGTCATCATTTACTTGCGTTTTAAGCACGTGTGCTGATATAGCATCTCTGGAGTTGGGGAAGCAAATACATGGACGAGTTGTCAAGGCAGGTTTTGAATCTGGATGTTATGTGGGAAATGCTCTTCTTgcaatgtattgtaaatgtggATGCATTGAAGAGGCATATGATGTGTTTAAGGAAATAGAGGAGAAGGATCTCATCTCTTGGAACACAATGATTAATGGATATGCAAGGCATGGGTTTGGCTTTGAGGCTCTTCAACTTTTTGAGGCAATGGAGAGAGCTGGCATCAGACCTGATGATGTTACCATG GTTGGTGTTCTGTCGGCTTGTAGTCACACTGGCTTAATAGACACAGGCACAGCCTACTTTGATTCAATGACTCAAGATTATGGCATAATTGCAAATTCAAAGCACTATACCTGCATGATTGATCTCCTGGGTAGAGCAGGACGCTTGGATGATGCTCAAAAGCTTATGAAAGACATGCCTTTTGAAGCAGATGCTGCAACATGGGGTGCTCTCCTGGGGGCAAGCAGAATGCATGGTAATGCTGCTTTGGGAGAAAAGGCAGCCGAAATGATTTTTGCACTTGAACCTTGGAATGCTGGTATGTACGTCCTCCTTTCAAATTTATATGCTTCGTCAGGAAGATGGCCTGATGTTGGTAAAATGAGATTGAAAATGCGAGATACTGGTGTCAAGAAAGTACCAGGGTATAGCTGGGTTGAAGTGCAAAATAAAATTCACACATTCTCAGTTGGTGATTCAACCCATCCAGAAAGTCACAGAATTTATGCATTCTTAGAAGAGTTAGATTTACGGATGAAGCATGAGGGTTATGTCTCTTCCACTAAATTGGTCTTACATGACGTGGAAGAGGAGGAAAAGGAGCATATGCTCAGATATCACAGTGAGAAATTAGCTGTCGCATTTGCAATTCTAAATATTCCAACAGGGAGGCCAATACGTGTGATTAAGAACTTGCGGGTATGTGAGGATTGCCATACTGCTATCAAGTACATATCCAAAATTGTTGGAAGATTGATAATTGTGCGCGATTCTAACCGCTTTCACCACTTCGGCGGTGGTGTGTGCACTTGTGGGGACTACTGGTAG